One Bacteroidota bacterium genomic window carries:
- a CDS encoding TonB-dependent receptor translates to MKKVILFGLLLSALYLGLNAQDELKQTIRGTVTDAVTGFPLIGANVIIGNATEPIGTTTDMNGQFELKNIAIGRHNIEVSYIGYQSQLINNLLLTSAKESVVTVQLHENAIEVEEVVVIAGKRKDETQNEMAMVSARTFSVEETERFAGSLGDPARMVANYAGVMTQNDSRNDIIIRGNSPSGVLWRMEGIEIANPNHFGAQGTTGGPVSMVNNNLLTNSDFLTGAFPAEYGNALAGAFDLNLRSGNNQVHEFLGQVGFNGFELGAEGPINIGKGKVKPSYLANFRYSTMEAMNMLGFSFGTGAAIPDYKDFTMLIDIPGTKLGRFKVFTLWGDSFIDLGRDLSDSVSNSYNLRGMATDFGSGLWVSGLSNTYYVNKDIRLKTTVSYQTTYSKAKVDSAHYDTESFTNYFGSEETEGKLSFSTQFRHKLNAKNNYSIGFIGDYYTINYIDSVLLYDESRFIETLNIDDKLQLYRAYGQWQHNFSNNFTAYLGLHTQYLPLNDEVTLEPRASVRWNFTRNQSINAGIGKHSQMQSRSTYFVQSENLQTGEYYLTNTNLKFSKSNHYVLGYNNLLTPDFRIKLETYYQELYDIPVKENFPEFSTLNTGDNFGGPAEDSLVNEGTGRNYGLELTVEKFLSRGFYTLFTASVFDSKYQGYDKVWRNTAFNGKYVFNLLGGYEYKISKRGTFTFDLKTVWAGGKRYVPVDLEESELMGEDVRNWTKAYENKFDDYFRTDLRFGFRLNGKKLSQEWAIDLQNVFNYQSVFMEFYDPNENEIYYVYQQGFLPMFLYRINF, encoded by the coding sequence ATGAAAAAAGTAATTCTATTTGGCCTATTACTATCAGCTTTATATTTAGGCCTAAATGCCCAGGACGAATTAAAACAAACCATTCGCGGAACAGTGACAGATGCAGTTACCGGTTTTCCCCTGATTGGAGCGAACGTAATAATCGGGAACGCCACTGAACCAATAGGCACGACTACAGACATGAATGGCCAGTTCGAATTGAAGAACATAGCCATAGGACGCCACAACATTGAAGTCAGTTACATCGGTTACCAAAGCCAGTTAATCAATAACCTGCTGCTTACATCAGCTAAAGAATCTGTGGTGACTGTTCAACTCCACGAAAATGCCATTGAAGTAGAAGAGGTTGTGGTAATTGCCGGAAAACGCAAAGACGAAACGCAAAACGAAATGGCCATGGTAAGTGCCCGTACTTTTTCGGTCGAAGAAACAGAACGTTTTGCCGGAAGCCTGGGAGACCCTGCACGCATGGTAGCCAACTATGCCGGGGTAATGACCCAGAACGATTCGCGCAACGACATTATCATCCGCGGCAACTCGCCCAGTGGGGTTTTATGGCGGATGGAAGGTATTGAAATTGCCAATCCAAACCATTTTGGTGCTCAGGGTACTACAGGAGGCCCCGTAAGCATGGTGAACAATAACCTGCTGACCAACTCCGATTTTTTAACCGGGGCCTTTCCGGCAGAATATGGCAATGCCTTGGCCGGAGCATTTGATTTGAACCTACGCTCTGGAAACAACCAGGTCCATGAATTCCTAGGGCAGGTAGGCTTTAACGGTTTCGAACTGGGGGCCGAAGGACCCATAAATATTGGAAAGGGAAAAGTAAAACCATCGTACCTTGCAAACTTCCGTTACTCCACCATGGAGGCTATGAATATGTTAGGCTTTAGTTTTGGTACAGGGGCCGCTATACCCGATTACAAAGATTTTACCATGCTCATAGATATTCCGGGAACAAAATTGGGCCGGTTTAAGGTATTCACCCTTTGGGGCGACAGCTTTATCGACCTGGGTAGAGACCTAAGCGACAGCGTAAGCAACTCGTATAACCTGAGAGGAATGGCTACTGATTTCGGTTCGGGCCTTTGGGTAAGCGGACTCAGCAACACCTATTATGTAAATAAAGATATCAGGCTGAAAACTACAGTTTCTTACCAGACAACCTACTCCAAAGCCAAAGTCGATTCAGCGCATTACGATACTGAATCATTCACGAATTACTTTGGTTCAGAAGAAACTGAAGGAAAACTAAGCTTTTCGACCCAGTTCAGGCATAAATTAAATGCCAAAAACAATTACAGCATAGGATTTATTGGCGACTATTATACTATAAATTACATCGACAGTGTATTGCTTTACGACGAATCGAGGTTTATCGAAACCCTCAATATCGATGACAAGTTGCAGTTATACAGGGCTTATGGACAGTGGCAACACAATTTTAGCAACAACTTTACAGCTTACCTGGGGCTGCATACCCAATACTTGCCGCTGAATGACGAAGTGACCCTTGAACCAAGAGCCTCGGTGCGTTGGAATTTTACGAGAAATCAAAGCATAAATGCTGGCATTGGAAAGCACAGCCAGATGCAAAGCCGATCGACCTACTTTGTTCAATCTGAGAACCTACAAACAGGAGAGTACTATTTAACCAACACCAACCTGAAGTTCTCGAAAAGTAACCACTATGTGTTAGGGTATAATAACTTGCTTACACCAGATTTCAGAATAAAACTTGAAACCTATTACCAGGAGTTATACGATATACCTGTGAAGGAAAACTTCCCGGAATTTTCGACACTCAATACTGGTGATAATTTTGGTGGGCCTGCCGAAGATAGCCTTGTAAACGAAGGTACTGGGCGCAATTATGGATTGGAATTGACAGTGGAAAAATTTCTGAGTCGTGGATTTTATACCCTCTTTACTGCTTCGGTATTCGACTCGAAATACCAGGGCTACGATAAAGTTTGGCGAAACACTGCATTTAACGGAAAATACGTTTTTAACCTTTTAGGTGGCTATGAGTACAAGATAAGCAAACGCGGAACATTTACTTTCGACCTAAAAACTGTGTGGGCAGGCGGGAAACGTTATGTGCCTGTAGATTTGGAAGAATCGGAATTGATGGGAGAAGATGTGCGCAATTGGACAAAAGCCTACGAGAACAAATTCGACGACTATTTCCGCACCGATCTTCGGTTTGGATTTAGACTGAACGGAAAAAAGCTAAGCCAGGAGTGGGCCATAGATTTGCAGAATGTATTTAATTATCAGAGCGTATTTATGGAATTTTACGACCCCAATGAGAATGAGATTTATTATGTATATCAGCAAGGTTTTCTTCCAATGTTTCTCTATCGCATTAACTTTTAA